A genomic stretch from Petrimonas mucosa includes:
- a CDS encoding hemolysin family protein, which yields MIDLLIILFLIILNGFFAMSEIAVVSAKKTKLETERRRGNRGAERALKLQSDPDSFLSSVQVGITLIGIVNGAYGGVTLSVYLTPFFDQFAWSGPYAETISMIVVVVGITYLSIVVGELVPKTVALNHAEKVAMAVSRPMHAISVVFYPFVTFLAFSTSLVNKLIGLKPKDDVVSEMELRAMLKTASKEGVIEKEENIIHEQVFYFSNKRARHLMTHRTDVEWVDISKEKSAVIDDLLHTRHGRVLACNKTLDEFVGIITMKELFSELYRQRDINIQAIVQEPLIIPATLRARKVLEQFRQHHMYFAVVVDEYGSLDGIITLHDIIENLVGSIPDENESEEPDIFMRNENSALINGEAPIEVLTHFIDDFIIDFEEIDYSTVAGFVLSNINKIPQVGDLFTYENTTFEVVDVDGHKIDKVMVTKNANGGKEV from the coding sequence ATGATTGACCTGCTGATCATACTCTTTCTGATCATCCTCAACGGCTTCTTTGCCATGTCTGAAATTGCCGTGGTATCGGCAAAAAAGACCAAGCTGGAGACGGAAAGGAGGAGAGGGAACAGGGGGGCGGAGAGGGCATTGAAATTGCAATCCGACCCCGACAGTTTTCTCTCTTCGGTACAGGTTGGGATCACACTCATCGGAATCGTTAACGGTGCCTATGGGGGTGTGACGCTTTCGGTCTACCTGACCCCATTTTTCGATCAGTTTGCCTGGAGCGGGCCATATGCGGAGACCATCTCCATGATAGTGGTGGTGGTAGGTATCACCTATCTCTCGATCGTTGTCGGCGAGCTGGTTCCCAAGACAGTTGCCTTGAACCATGCCGAGAAGGTGGCGATGGCCGTTTCCAGGCCCATGCATGCCATCAGTGTCGTCTTTTATCCCTTTGTCACCTTCCTGGCCTTCTCTACCAGCCTGGTCAACAAGCTGATCGGACTGAAACCCAAGGATGACGTGGTTTCGGAAATGGAGCTCAGGGCAATGTTGAAAACCGCATCAAAGGAGGGAGTTATCGAAAAGGAGGAGAATATCATCCATGAGCAGGTCTTCTACTTTTCCAACAAACGTGCCCGCCACCTGATGACCCACCGCACCGATGTGGAGTGGGTGGATATTTCGAAGGAGAAGAGCGCGGTGATCGACGATCTGCTGCATACCCGGCACGGGAGGGTACTCGCCTGCAACAAGACACTCGACGAGTTTGTGGGTATCATAACCATGAAGGAGCTCTTTTCGGAACTTTACCGTCAACGTGATATCAATATCCAGGCGATAGTCCAGGAGCCGCTTATCATTCCTGCTACCCTGCGTGCACGAAAGGTGCTGGAGCAGTTCCGTCAACACCATATGTACTTTGCGGTTGTTGTGGATGAATACGGCAGCCTCGATGGTATCATCACGCTTCACGACATCATTGAGAATCTGGTTGGATCGATTCCCGACGAGAATGAATCTGAAGAGCCCGACATATTCATGCGCAATGAAAATTCCGCATTGATCAATGGCGAGGCTCCCATTGAAGTGCTGACCCACTTTATCGACGACTTTATCATCGATTTTGAGGAGATCGACTACTCAACGGTAGCCGGTTTTGTATTGTCCAACATCAATAAGATTCCGCAGGTGGGCGACCTCTTCACTTACGAAAACACCACATTTGAAGTGGTGGATGTGGACGGGCACAAAATCGACAAGGTGATGGTTACCAAAAATGCAAATGGAGGGAAAGAGGTTTGA
- a CDS encoding glycosyltransferase family protein codes for MKPTLFVLAAGMGSRYGGLKQLDGVGPSGETIMDYSIYDAVHAGFGKLVFVIRKTFEEDFREKIVRKYEKLIPVELVFQELDALPEGFTVPEGRVKPWGTNHAVMMGRDVIREPFAVINADDFYGRESYAILADYLKGLSNSENSYCMVGYRVGNTLSESGTVARGVCETDESGNLTGVVERTQVKRIDGAVCYCDEDGKWVAIDDNTPVSMNMWGFTPDYFNHSDNYFVQFLKENAGNIKAEYFIPLLVNHLIVNGVSKVKVLDTPSRWFGVTYAEDRPGVVDKLQQLVNQGTYPSPLW; via the coding sequence ATGAAACCAACATTATTTGTATTGGCCGCCGGAATGGGCAGCCGTTACGGTGGCTTGAAGCAGTTAGACGGTGTGGGGCCAAGCGGTGAAACCATCATGGATTATTCTATCTATGATGCGGTGCATGCCGGATTCGGAAAACTTGTCTTTGTCATACGGAAAACGTTTGAAGAGGATTTCAGGGAAAAGATTGTCAGGAAGTATGAGAAGCTGATTCCCGTAGAGCTCGTTTTTCAGGAGCTTGACGCGCTTCCTGAAGGATTTACCGTGCCCGAAGGCCGTGTGAAACCCTGGGGTACCAACCATGCGGTGATGATGGGCAGGGATGTGATCCGTGAACCGTTCGCAGTAATCAATGCCGATGATTTCTACGGTCGCGAAAGTTATGCCATATTGGCCGACTACCTGAAGGGATTGTCAAATTCGGAGAACAGCTACTGCATGGTCGGGTATCGGGTAGGGAACACGCTTTCCGAAAGTGGTACGGTTGCCCGTGGCGTTTGTGAAACCGATGAGTCGGGAAACCTGACAGGGGTTGTGGAGCGTACTCAGGTTAAACGCATCGACGGTGCAGTTTGCTATTGCGATGAAGATGGCAAATGGGTGGCGATCGACGACAATACGCCGGTTTCGATGAATATGTGGGGGTTTACTCCCGACTATTTCAACCATTCGGACAACTATTTCGTGCAGTTCCTCAAAGAGAATGCCGGAAATATAAAAGCGGAGTATTTTATTCCGTTACTGGTCAACCACCTTATCGTTAACGGAGTGTCCAAGGTGAAGGTGCTGGATACGCCATCAAGATGGTTTGGTGTCACTTATGCGGAAGATCGCCCCGGGGTGGTCGATAAGCTGCAGCAACTTGTAAATCAGGGAACCTATCCGTCGCCATTGTGGTAG
- a CDS encoding RluA family pseudouridine synthase, translated as MTVLYEDNHIIIVNKAPGEIVQSDKTGDKPLSEAVKEYLKVKYNKPGNVFCGVTHRLDRPTSGIVVFAKTSKALTRLNEMFKKNEIKKTYWAVVKNLPEKIEATLTHYLIKNERTNKSRAYDVEKPNTKRSVLHYKVIARSQNYNLLEVDLETGRHHQIRCQLSKIGSPIRGDVKYGAERSNPDGSISLHSRKISFIHPVSKLKIEVTAPTPDDQLWKVLSDAALAEQG; from the coding sequence ATGACGGTCCTATACGAAGATAACCACATCATAATAGTCAACAAGGCCCCGGGTGAAATTGTGCAGAGCGACAAGACCGGGGATAAACCACTTTCGGAAGCGGTAAAGGAGTATCTGAAAGTGAAGTACAACAAGCCCGGGAATGTTTTCTGCGGAGTAACGCATCGTCTGGACAGGCCGACAAGCGGAATTGTGGTCTTTGCCAAAACGAGCAAGGCTTTGACCCGCTTGAACGAGATGTTCAAAAAAAACGAGATCAAAAAAACCTACTGGGCAGTTGTAAAGAATCTTCCTGAAAAGATCGAGGCTACGCTGACGCATTACCTTATAAAGAACGAGCGTACCAATAAATCTAGGGCATACGACGTAGAGAAGCCCAACACGAAGAGATCGGTACTGCACTACAAGGTAATCGCGCGGTCGCAGAATTACAACCTGCTGGAGGTGGATCTCGAGACGGGCCGGCATCATCAGATCCGGTGCCAGTTGTCGAAGATTGGAAGTCCGATCAGGGGAGATGTGAAATATGGTGCAGAACGGTCCAATCCAGATGGAAGCATCAGTCTCCACTCAAGGAAGATATCATTTATTCATCCGGTTTCGAAGTTGAAGATCGAGGTTACCGCCCCAACTCCCGATGACCAGTTGTGGAAAGTACTTTCGGACGCAGCACTTGCCGAGCAGGGATGA
- the fabG gene encoding 3-oxoacyl-[acyl-carrier-protein] reductase, which translates to MKLLEGKTALITGAARGIGKAIALKYASEGANIAFTDLNIDDAGKATEQEIAALGVKCKGYASNAANFDETHSVVESILNDFGRIDILVNNAGITKDGLMMRMTEQQWDAVINVNLKSAFNFIHAVTPVMMRQKTGSIINMSSVVGVSGNAGQSNYSASKAGMIGLTKSMAKEVGSRGIRVNAIAPGFIITDMTAALSEEVRNEWAKQIPLRRGGTPDDVANTALYLASELSSYVTGQVIHVCGGMNM; encoded by the coding sequence ATGAAATTATTAGAAGGAAAAACAGCGCTCATTACCGGTGCGGCTCGCGGTATCGGAAAGGCCATTGCATTGAAATATGCTTCGGAAGGAGCAAACATTGCTTTCACCGATCTTAACATTGATGATGCCGGAAAGGCAACCGAACAGGAGATTGCCGCTTTGGGCGTGAAATGCAAGGGATATGCATCCAATGCTGCAAATTTCGACGAGACACACAGTGTGGTGGAGTCGATTCTGAATGACTTCGGGCGAATCGATATATTGGTGAACAATGCCGGAATCACCAAAGACGGACTGATGATGCGGATGACGGAACAGCAGTGGGATGCCGTGATCAATGTGAACCTGAAATCGGCGTTCAACTTCATCCATGCCGTCACTCCGGTGATGATGCGTCAGAAAACGGGAAGCATCATCAATATGAGTTCGGTCGTAGGGGTGTCCGGTAACGCCGGTCAGTCGAACTATTCGGCCTCCAAGGCAGGGATGATCGGTTTGACCAAATCGATGGCGAAAGAGGTCGGTTCGAGGGGTATCCGGGTAAATGCCATTGCTCCCGGTTTCATCATTACCGACATGACCGCCGCTCTCTCGGAGGAGGTCCGCAACGAGTGGGCAAAACAGATTCCGTTACGCCGTGGCGGCACACCCGATGATGTTGCCAACACGGCTCTCTATCTTGCATCTGAACTCTCTTCCTACGTGACTGGACAGGTAATTCACGTGTGCGGGGGAATGAACATGTAA
- a CDS encoding TetR/AcrR family transcriptional regulator, whose amino-acid sequence MSAAIPKTKRNLIEIARQLFAKKGVDGTTMNEIAEASGYGRRTLYTYFKNKKDIYKAVIGSELEKLYASLEDVIRRDLPADDKLMIFTFSRLNVIKEVVTRNGTLRADFFRDIWLVENVRKEFDKKEIHYLESILDDGVKSEIFAVADIPRTAEILHFALKGLEVPVIRGVLNLRLDRQEDREIVYNLIFEGLNKR is encoded by the coding sequence ATGAGTGCTGCAATACCCAAAACTAAACGGAACCTCATTGAGATAGCCAGACAGCTTTTTGCAAAAAAAGGGGTGGACGGGACCACTATGAACGAGATTGCAGAAGCATCGGGATATGGGCGCAGAACACTTTACACCTATTTTAAAAACAAGAAGGATATCTACAAGGCGGTGATCGGGTCGGAACTCGAAAAGCTCTATGCATCGCTGGAGGATGTGATCAGGCGGGATTTGCCGGCCGACGACAAGTTGATGATCTTCACCTTTTCCAGGCTGAATGTCATCAAGGAGGTCGTTACACGCAACGGAACACTGCGGGCCGACTTCTTCCGGGATATTTGGTTGGTGGAGAATGTTCGCAAGGAGTTTGACAAGAAGGAGATCCACTACCTGGAGTCAATTCTTGACGACGGTGTAAAATCGGAGATATTTGCGGTCGCCGATATCCCCAGGACGGCAGAGATCCTCCATTTTGCGCTTAAAGGGCTGGAAGTGCCTGTTATTCGTGGGGTACTCAACCTGAGGCTCGACAGGCAGGAGGATAGAGAGATAGTATATAACCTGATATTTGAGGGATTAAACAAAAGATAG
- a CDS encoding TrpB-like pyridoxal phosphate-dependent enzyme, translated as MKTKKFLLPEKEIPTHWYNVVADMQNKPQRLIHPQTKEPLKPEDLYPLFAEELARQEFNETDRWIEIPEEVRDKYKIYRPSPLVRAYGLEKALDTPAHIYFKNESVSPVGSHKLNSALPQVYYNKIDGTTNLTTETGAGQWGTALAFAGKAFGLEIAVYMVKISYEQKPYRRSLMQTWGAQVIASPSMSTKSGRKVLTERPNYQGSLGTAISEAIELAMQTPNCKYALGSVLNHVSLHQTIIGLEAEKQMEMAEEYPDIIIGCFGGGSNFSGISFPFLRHVIKGEKSMRFIAAEPASCPKLTRGKFRYDFGDEAGFTPLIPMYTLGHNFSPANIHAGGLRYHGAGSIVSQLKKENLIEAVAIPQLETFEAGVLFARTEGIIPAPESTHAIAAAIREANRAKEEGKPKVILFNLSGHGLVDMSAYDQYLAGDLKNYEIPEGEIEKNLQEE; from the coding sequence ATGAAAACAAAGAAATTCTTATTACCCGAAAAAGAGATCCCCACGCATTGGTACAATGTGGTGGCAGATATGCAAAACAAACCGCAACGGTTGATACACCCCCAGACAAAGGAGCCATTGAAACCGGAAGACCTCTACCCCTTGTTTGCAGAAGAGCTTGCCCGTCAGGAGTTCAATGAGACCGACAGGTGGATTGAGATTCCCGAAGAGGTGCGCGACAAGTACAAGATATACCGTCCATCGCCGCTGGTAAGGGCCTACGGCCTGGAAAAGGCGCTGGATACGCCTGCCCATATCTATTTCAAGAACGAGAGTGTCAGCCCCGTAGGGTCGCACAAGCTCAACTCGGCCCTTCCACAGGTCTATTACAACAAGATCGACGGCACAACCAACCTCACCACCGAGACCGGTGCCGGACAATGGGGAACTGCCTTGGCATTCGCCGGGAAGGCCTTCGGGCTGGAGATTGCGGTATACATGGTCAAGATCAGCTACGAACAGAAACCTTACCGGCGTTCGCTGATGCAGACCTGGGGTGCGCAGGTGATTGCCTCGCCTAGCATGTCCACCAAGTCGGGTAGAAAGGTACTGACGGAGCGTCCCAACTACCAGGGAAGCCTGGGGACTGCCATTTCGGAGGCGATAGAACTGGCGATGCAGACACCCAACTGCAAATATGCGCTGGGCAGTGTATTGAACCATGTATCGCTACATCAGACCATTATCGGACTGGAAGCAGAAAAACAGATGGAGATGGCTGAAGAGTATCCCGACATTATCATCGGGTGTTTTGGCGGCGGATCCAACTTCTCCGGAATCTCCTTCCCATTCCTGCGTCACGTCATAAAAGGGGAGAAAAGCATGAGGTTCATTGCCGCAGAACCGGCCTCCTGTCCCAAGCTCACCCGGGGTAAATTCAGATACGATTTCGGCGATGAAGCCGGTTTTACGCCGCTTATCCCGATGTATACGCTTGGGCACAACTTCTCACCTGCCAACATCCATGCCGGAGGATTGCGTTACCATGGTGCCGGAAGCATCGTCAGCCAGCTGAAGAAGGAGAACCTGATCGAGGCGGTAGCCATTCCGCAACTGGAGACCTTTGAAGCCGGCGTTCTTTTTGCCCGGACAGAGGGCATCATCCCGGCGCCCGAATCGACACACGCCATTGCGGCAGCCATCCGTGAGGCAAATAGGGCAAAGGAGGAAGGGAAACCGAAGGTGATCCTCTTCAACCTGTCGGGTCATGGATTGGTGGATATGAGCGCATACGATCAATACCTGGCGGGCGACCTGAAGAACTACGAAATTCCGGAAGGGGAGATCGAGAAAAACCTGCAGGAAGAATAA
- a CDS encoding chromate transporter, translating into MISIYKQYWELFLVFFKIGAFTFGGGYAMVPLIRNEVVEKKKWLDGDAFMDMLAVAQSMPGPIALNTSLFVGNKRLGFKGSLFSGLGIILPSFLVILLIAFFFTQFKDNPIVERIFKGIRPAVVALIAAPLLGLGKSAGITAKKLWIPLAVALAVWLAGLSPVYVVLAAILLGIVQFAYLKRKMKG; encoded by the coding sequence ATGATATCTATTTACAAGCAATATTGGGAACTCTTTCTGGTTTTTTTTAAAATCGGCGCATTTACCTTTGGTGGCGGATACGCCATGGTTCCATTGATTCGCAACGAGGTGGTGGAGAAAAAAAAGTGGCTCGACGGAGATGCATTTATGGATATGCTTGCAGTTGCCCAGTCGATGCCGGGACCGATCGCACTCAACACCTCCCTCTTTGTGGGCAACAAGAGGCTGGGATTCAAGGGGAGTCTCTTTTCGGGACTGGGAATCATCCTGCCGTCGTTTCTGGTCATTCTGCTCATCGCCTTCTTCTTTACGCAGTTCAAGGATAATCCCATTGTGGAACGCATTTTCAAGGGCATCCGTCCGGCAGTGGTGGCACTGATAGCGGCACCATTGCTGGGGTTGGGAAAATCGGCAGGAATCACGGCGAAAAAGCTCTGGATTCCGTTAGCAGTAGCTCTTGCGGTATGGCTCGCAGGCCTCTCTCCCGTTTATGTGGTGCTGGCAGCCATTCTTCTTGGAATAGTGCAGTTCGCATATCTCAAACGAAAAATGAAGGGGTGA
- a CDS encoding chromate transporter, with protein sequence MELFDLYLALFLAFLKIGLFGFGGGYAMLPLIQHEVVETHNWITVADFTDIVAISQTTPGPIAFNSATYIGYTAVTEMGFSSFQGIFGSAVCTLAVSIPSLIIMTVVCAFFARLNNNPWMRASLSILKPAVIGLIAAAALMLVNRYNFVDYKSWIIFGAVFLASYKKVDPILLILFSGVAGLILY encoded by the coding sequence ATGGAACTGTTTGATCTCTACCTGGCGCTTTTCCTCGCCTTTCTCAAGATAGGGCTTTTCGGCTTTGGTGGCGGATATGCCATGCTACCCCTCATTCAACATGAGGTGGTGGAGACCCATAACTGGATCACGGTGGCCGACTTTACAGACATTGTCGCCATCTCCCAGACCACTCCGGGCCCCATCGCCTTCAATTCGGCCACCTATATCGGTTATACTGCCGTCACCGAGATGGGGTTTAGCTCCTTTCAAGGCATCTTCGGATCGGCTGTCTGTACATTGGCAGTCAGCATCCCCTCGCTGATCATCATGACGGTTGTCTGCGCCTTTTTCGCCAGGCTGAACAACAATCCATGGATGCGCGCCTCGCTGTCGATCCTCAAGCCGGCAGTGATCGGACTGATCGCGGCTGCCGCCCTGATGCTGGTCAACCGGTACAACTTCGTCGATTATAAAAGCTGGATAATTTTCGGAGCGGTCTTTCTGGCCTCCTACAAGAAGGTGGATCCCATCCTGCTGATCCTGTTCTCCGGGGTGGCCGGCCTGATACTGTACTGA
- a CDS encoding GNAT family N-acetyltransferase has product MRIRPTQIDDLPQLLQIYETARRFMVETGNGGQWVDGYPKEELLLEDIASERSYVCLDGDNGIVGTFYFRVGEEPTYLEIFDGAWLDDAPYGVIHRIASSGKRKGVAQACIAWCLEQCGNIRIDTHRDNRVMQHILNKIGFSYCGIIYLENGAERLAYQYSIRPATPENRISRMGSTFL; this is encoded by the coding sequence ATGAGGATCCGTCCTACACAGATCGATGATCTGCCGCAACTGTTGCAGATCTATGAGACCGCACGCCGTTTCATGGTGGAGACCGGCAATGGGGGACAGTGGGTGGATGGATACCCGAAAGAGGAGCTCCTGTTGGAAGATATTGCTTCGGAAAGGAGTTACGTTTGTCTCGACGGGGATAACGGAATTGTCGGGACATTTTATTTCAGGGTGGGCGAGGAGCCCACTTACCTTGAGATCTTTGATGGAGCGTGGCTCGACGATGCCCCGTACGGGGTTATTCACCGGATCGCCTCGTCCGGAAAACGGAAGGGTGTTGCGCAGGCCTGCATCGCCTGGTGCCTGGAGCAGTGCGGCAACATCCGGATCGATACCCATCGCGACAACAGGGTGATGCAGCATATCCTGAACAAGATCGGATTTAGCTATTGCGGCATCATCTACCTGGAAAACGGCGCCGAACGGCTTGCCTATCAGTACAGTATCAGGCCGGCCACCCCGGAGAACAGGATCAGCAGGATGGGATCCACCTTCTTGTAG
- the topA gene encoding type I DNA topoisomerase, which produces MAKNLVIVESPAKAKTIEKFLGSDFKVMSSYGHIRDLKKKDFSIDLENNFEPIYEIPADKKKVVSELKAAAQRAETVWLASDEDREGEAISWHLYDVLDLKNKDTKRIVFHEITKPAIQEAVKNPREINRNLVDAQQARRVLDRIVGFELSPVLWRKIKPALSAGRVQSVAVRLIVEREREIQNFQSEAAYRVVAIFTKEENGQQYEVKAEYNKRLKTKEEALALLEKLKTSVFSVEDISIKPARKSPAPPFTTSTLQQEASRKLGFSVAQTMMVAQRLYESGRITYMRTDSVNLSSLAINTAKAEILDQYGENYLKIRKYTTKSKGAQEAHEAIRPTYINEHEAGDTAQEKRLYDLIWKRTIASQMADAELEKTVATIDISNADGKFIATGEVIKFDGFLRVYLEGTDEENGENEEGLLPPMKVNEQLSMRETTATERFTQRPPRYTEASLVRKMEELGIGRPSTYAPTISTIQNREYVEKKTVEGVERVYNILTLKNGKIKDTDKKETVGTDKNKLVPTDIGIVVNDFLVEYFPKIVDYHFTANVEKDFDTIAEGKQQWNSAIKDFYKEFHPIVEETMEMRMEHKAGERVLGTDPKSGRQVSVKIGRYGPLVQVGTPDEEEKPLFASLQKTQSIETITLEEALRLFDLPRSLGTFRDKEMVVGVGRFGPYIRHDNKFVSLPKGVDPLEITAEEAIELIEAKEQKDREKVIKTFTEDPEVQVLNGRYGPYIAYRKKNYKIPKSQKPEELTLEQCRQIIEGTTSADTPKGSARKGSKTAAKKTKK; this is translated from the coding sequence ATGGCAAAAAATCTGGTAATCGTTGAGTCGCCTGCAAAGGCAAAAACAATTGAGAAATTCCTGGGCAGCGATTTTAAAGTGATGTCCAGCTACGGGCATATCCGGGATCTCAAGAAGAAAGATTTCAGTATTGATTTGGAGAACAATTTCGAACCCATTTACGAGATTCCAGCCGACAAGAAAAAGGTGGTCTCGGAGCTGAAAGCTGCTGCTCAACGTGCGGAAACCGTTTGGCTCGCTTCCGATGAGGACCGTGAAGGAGAGGCCATCTCCTGGCACCTCTATGATGTGCTGGACCTGAAGAACAAGGATACCAAACGGATTGTCTTTCATGAAATCACCAAGCCGGCCATTCAGGAAGCAGTAAAGAATCCACGGGAGATAAACCGGAACCTGGTCGATGCCCAGCAGGCACGACGCGTGCTGGACAGGATAGTCGGCTTTGAACTGTCGCCCGTTTTGTGGCGCAAGATTAAACCGGCACTTTCGGCAGGAAGGGTACAGTCGGTCGCCGTACGTCTTATTGTCGAGCGGGAACGGGAGATCCAGAATTTCCAATCTGAGGCTGCCTATCGGGTGGTAGCTATCTTTACCAAAGAGGAAAACGGGCAGCAATACGAGGTGAAAGCCGAGTACAACAAACGGCTGAAAACAAAGGAGGAGGCGCTGGCACTGCTGGAAAAACTGAAAACCTCAGTTTTCAGCGTGGAGGATATCTCCATCAAACCGGCACGGAAATCACCGGCACCCCCTTTCACCACCTCCACCTTGCAACAGGAGGCCTCACGGAAGCTCGGCTTCTCGGTAGCCCAGACGATGATGGTGGCACAACGCCTCTATGAATCGGGAAGGATCACCTATATGAGAACGGACTCGGTCAATCTCTCCTCCCTGGCCATCAATACCGCCAAAGCGGAAATTTTGGATCAGTATGGAGAAAACTATCTGAAAATCAGAAAATATACCACCAAATCTAAAGGAGCGCAAGAGGCTCACGAAGCTATACGGCCTACCTATATCAACGAGCATGAAGCGGGCGACACCGCACAGGAGAAGCGGTTGTACGACCTGATCTGGAAACGGACCATCGCTTCGCAGATGGCGGATGCCGAACTGGAGAAGACGGTGGCTACCATCGATATCTCCAATGCCGACGGAAAATTCATTGCCACGGGAGAGGTGATCAAATTCGACGGGTTCCTGCGTGTCTACCTCGAAGGGACCGACGAAGAGAACGGCGAAAATGAAGAGGGGCTGCTGCCTCCGATGAAGGTGAACGAACAGTTGTCGATGCGGGAAACGACCGCAACCGAGCGATTCACGCAACGGCCCCCCAGATACACCGAGGCTTCACTGGTACGGAAAATGGAAGAGTTGGGCATCGGGCGTCCATCTACCTATGCACCCACCATCTCCACCATCCAGAACCGGGAATATGTCGAAAAGAAAACCGTGGAGGGTGTTGAAAGGGTCTACAATATCCTTACACTTAAGAATGGGAAGATCAAGGACACCGACAAGAAGGAGACGGTAGGGACCGACAAGAACAAGCTGGTGCCCACCGATATCGGAATAGTGGTCAACGACTTTCTGGTGGAGTATTTCCCGAAGATTGTGGATTACCATTTCACTGCAAACGTAGAAAAGGATTTTGACACCATTGCCGAAGGTAAACAGCAGTGGAACAGTGCAATAAAGGATTTTTATAAAGAATTCCATCCGATTGTGGAAGAGACGATGGAGATGAGGATGGAGCATAAGGCGGGTGAGCGGGTATTGGGAACCGACCCCAAGTCGGGACGTCAGGTCTCGGTAAAAATCGGCCGTTACGGTCCGTTGGTACAGGTGGGTACTCCCGATGAAGAGGAGAAGCCGCTGTTCGCTTCACTGCAGAAAACACAGTCGATCGAAACCATAACATTGGAAGAGGCGCTCCGGCTGTTCGATCTGCCCCGTTCACTCGGTACGTTCCGCGACAAGGAGATGGTTGTCGGCGTTGGCCGCTTCGGTCCTTATATCCGTCACGACAACAAGTTTGTTTCGTTACCCAAGGGAGTCGATCCTTTGGAAATTACCGCCGAGGAGGCGATCGAGCTGATCGAGGCAAAGGAGCAGAAGGACCGCGAGAAGGTGATCAAGACCTTTACCGAAGATCCTGAAGTGCAGGTGTTGAACGGACGGTATGGCCCCTATATCGCCTATCGGAAGAAAAATTACAAGATTCCAAAATCACAGAAGCCGGAAGAGTTGACGCTTGAGCAGTGCCGGCAGATTATCGAGGGAACGACGAGTGCCGACACCCCGAAGGGGAGTGCCAGAAAAGGGTCGAAAACTGCGGCCAAGAAAACGAAAAAATAG
- a CDS encoding IMPACT family protein, which translates to MQDTYKTIEQAAEGYITEKKSKFFSFVFHVESPGEVKRIVEEHRKRYYDARHVCWAYMLGPEREEYRSNDDGEPSGTAGKPILGQINSYGLTNVLIIVVRYFGGTLLGTSGLIKAYREAAEDAISHAQIVERTVESTLTIQFGYLLLNDVMRVLKQFENVTWEQDFKESCTMKLRIRKSEFQRLYDILSRIYGVKIEKG; encoded by the coding sequence ATGCAAGACACCTATAAAACGATCGAACAGGCGGCCGAAGGTTATATTACCGAAAAGAAGAGCAAGTTCTTTTCGTTTGTTTTTCACGTGGAATCACCTGGGGAGGTCAAGAGGATTGTGGAGGAGCATCGCAAGAGATATTACGATGCACGGCATGTCTGCTGGGCATATATGCTGGGTCCCGAGCGTGAGGAGTACCGGTCAAACGACGACGGGGAGCCTTCCGGTACTGCGGGGAAACCGATCTTGGGACAGATAAATTCGTACGGGCTTACCAACGTGTTGATTATCGTCGTCCGCTATTTTGGCGGAACGCTCCTGGGTACAAGCGGGCTGATCAAGGCCTACAGGGAGGCGGCCGAAGATGCCATCAGCCATGCGCAGATCGTTGAACGTACGGTGGAGAGTACCCTGACCATTCAATTCGGTTATCTCCTGCTCAACGATGTGATGCGTGTCCTGAAGCAATTCGAGAATGTGACTTGGGAGCAGGATTTTAAGGAGAGCTGCACGATGAAACTCCGCATCCGGAAATCGGAATTCCAGCGGTTATACGATATCCTTTCGCGAATTTACGGCGTAAAAATCGAAAAAGGGTGA